A single region of the Corallococcus caeni genome encodes:
- a CDS encoding GMC family oxidoreductase → MKTSKTVYDAVVVGSGACGGWAAKQLTEAGLQVLVLEAGRSEKADRALHLMHRVKQKLGYRIESDSGRTSRQSVQSTSFAWPFHPHAFVDDVDNPYTTPDDAPFAWIRARQVGGRTGVRSHGRQFYRLSDFNFRAGSLDGLSPDWPLTLADLAPSYEVVERWMGLRGNSDGVDTLPDSVFAAPAPLSPGEVRLREKVKARWPQRHVVARRTSNAPVTLPAALKTGRLTLRSHAIASHILHDPTTGKVTGVSFIDANSGTSEEVRAKVVVVSAGTIESTRLLLHSRNRAFPDGLANSSGLVGRHLMDHMYLQGIEARMGLPSHLQQKEHGWAYIPQFRNVTERHPDFARGYGVQVFTFDDQMHLVPFGEMLPRPENRVTLSDTVKDRWGIPAAHIECRHSDNELKMTEDAATSCQEMLEEAGCTVEKINKTLSKPGMAIHEVGTARMGKDPKTSVLNPFNQSWDVPNLYVMDGSCFPSQGPQNPTLTMMAVTVRACAHLVGELKAGRL, encoded by the coding sequence ATGAAGACGTCGAAGACGGTCTATGACGCGGTGGTGGTGGGTTCGGGCGCCTGTGGCGGCTGGGCGGCCAAGCAGCTGACGGAGGCCGGGCTCCAGGTGCTGGTGCTGGAGGCGGGCCGGAGTGAGAAGGCGGACCGGGCCCTCCACTTGATGCACCGCGTGAAGCAGAAGCTGGGCTACCGCATCGAGTCGGACTCCGGCCGGACCTCGCGCCAGTCCGTGCAGTCCACGAGCTTCGCCTGGCCCTTCCATCCCCACGCCTTCGTGGATGACGTGGACAACCCCTACACGACGCCGGACGACGCGCCGTTCGCCTGGATCCGCGCGAGGCAGGTGGGCGGGCGCACCGGCGTGAGGAGCCACGGCCGCCAGTTCTACCGCCTGTCCGACTTCAACTTCCGAGCGGGCAGCCTGGACGGCTTGAGCCCGGACTGGCCGCTGACGCTCGCGGACCTGGCGCCGTCCTACGAAGTCGTGGAGCGGTGGATGGGCCTGCGCGGCAACTCGGACGGCGTGGACACGCTGCCGGACTCCGTCTTCGCCGCCCCCGCGCCGCTGTCTCCCGGTGAGGTCCGCCTGCGCGAGAAGGTGAAGGCCCGCTGGCCCCAGCGCCACGTCGTCGCCCGGCGCACCTCGAACGCGCCGGTGACGCTGCCCGCGGCGCTGAAGACAGGGCGGCTCACGCTGCGCTCGCACGCCATCGCCAGCCACATCCTGCACGACCCGACCACGGGCAAGGTGACGGGGGTGTCCTTCATCGACGCGAACTCCGGCACGTCCGAGGAGGTACGCGCGAAGGTGGTGGTGGTGTCCGCGGGCACCATTGAATCCACGCGGTTGCTGTTGCACTCGCGCAACCGGGCGTTCCCGGACGGCCTGGCGAACAGCTCGGGCCTCGTGGGCCGGCACCTGATGGACCACATGTACCTGCAGGGCATCGAGGCGCGCATGGGCCTGCCCTCGCACCTGCAGCAGAAGGAGCACGGCTGGGCGTACATCCCCCAGTTCCGCAACGTCACCGAGCGCCACCCGGACTTCGCGCGAGGCTACGGCGTGCAGGTCTTCACCTTCGACGACCAGATGCACCTGGTGCCCTTCGGAGAGATGCTCCCGCGCCCGGAAAACCGCGTCACCCTGAGCGACACGGTGAAGGACCGCTGGGGCATCCCCGCGGCGCACATCGAGTGCCGGCACTCCGACAACGAGCTGAAGATGACGGAGGACGCGGCCACGTCCTGCCAGGAGATGCTGGAGGAGGCCGGCTGCACGGTGGAGAAGATCAACAAGACGCTCTCCAAGCCCGGCATGGCCATCCACGAGGTGGGCACCGCGCGCATGGGCAAGGACCCGAAGACGTCCGTGCTCAACCCCTTCAACCAGAGCTGGGACGTGCCCAACCTCTACGTCATGGACGGCTCCTGCTTCCCCTCGCAGGGCCCGCAGAACCCGACCCTGACGATGATGGCCGTCACCGTCCGCGCCTGCGCGCACCTGGTGGGCGAGCTCAAGGCCGGCCGCCTCTAG
- a CDS encoding alpha/beta hydrolase, with protein sequence MAGLLKRIRWGRVLGVLVLPVLVAALALAGRAAWRSEQYFHYPKPAAVLPADFGSAREVTLRTDDGVELRGWYVPSRNKAAWVLAHGLSQTRMDLLPEARVLLDAGYGVLLFDLRAHGQSGGETSTWGDKERQDVRAALAYVRAQPDVDPARVGALGFSIGSAAVAEVAAKDPQVAAVVLLSPFNTLWLAAAYDFRRFGVVTQTGALIPFWRRGIALDEVRTLDAVDRIKPRPLFIVAGTEESGQPLLDELFAHVAPYAQTWRIPGASHGNFVATAPEEYPRRLRAFADAALKPAPVVETAPAVAPTPSVEKKKAPAKKPSRRTKAGAR encoded by the coding sequence ATGGCTGGGCTCTTGAAGCGAATCCGGTGGGGGCGGGTGCTGGGCGTGCTGGTGCTGCCCGTCCTGGTGGCGGCGCTGGCGCTGGCCGGCCGCGCGGCGTGGCGTTCCGAGCAGTACTTCCACTACCCGAAGCCGGCGGCGGTGCTGCCCGCGGACTTCGGCTCCGCGCGCGAGGTGACGCTGCGCACGGACGACGGGGTGGAGCTGCGCGGCTGGTACGTGCCTTCGCGGAACAAGGCGGCGTGGGTGCTGGCGCACGGCCTGTCACAGACGCGCATGGACCTGTTGCCGGAGGCCCGCGTGCTGCTCGACGCGGGCTACGGGGTGCTGCTGTTCGACCTGCGCGCGCATGGACAGAGCGGCGGCGAGACATCTACCTGGGGCGACAAGGAGCGCCAGGATGTGCGCGCGGCGCTGGCGTATGTGCGGGCGCAGCCGGACGTGGACCCCGCGCGCGTCGGGGCCCTGGGGTTCTCCATCGGCTCCGCGGCGGTGGCGGAGGTGGCGGCGAAGGATCCGCAGGTCGCGGCGGTGGTGCTGCTGTCGCCGTTCAACACGCTCTGGCTGGCGGCGGCCTATGACTTCCGGCGCTTCGGCGTCGTGACGCAGACGGGGGCGCTGATTCCGTTCTGGCGGCGGGGGATTGCGTTGGATGAGGTGCGGACCCTCGATGCGGTGGACCGCATCAAGCCCCGGCCCCTGTTCATCGTCGCGGGGACGGAGGAGTCCGGGCAGCCGCTGCTGGATGAGCTGTTCGCGCACGTCGCGCCGTATGCGCAGACGTGGCGCATCCCTGGCGCGTCTCATGGCAACTTCGTCGCGACCGCTCCGGAGGAGTATCCGCGCAGGCTGCGCGCGTTCGCGGATGCCGCGCTGAAGCCGGCTCCTGTCGTGGAGACGGCTCCAGCCGTGGCGCCGACGCCCTCGGTGGAGAAGAAGAAGGCTCCGGCGAAGAAGCCTTCACGGCGGACGAAGGCGGGGGCCCGCTGA
- a CDS encoding reverse transcriptase family protein, producing the protein MTAKLESFVPAAPPQAVAETTPAAAPNTAAKREAAKAAHDALLTRWKAITDAGGTDEWVQAQLVAKGALADEVDFSSLKEKEKTAWKEKKKAEAVERRALERQAHEAWKATHVNHLGVGIHWNEAGGPDKFDLEHREERARQNGLPTLDSAEDLAKALGLSVSKLRGFAFHRDVDTGSNYVTWSIPKRTGGERTITSPKPELKEAQRWVLSNVVERLPVHGAAHGFVAGRSILTNALAHRGADVVVKVDLKDFFPTVTWRRVKGLLRKGGLPENTSTLLALMSTEAPRERMSFRGKTLHVAKGPRALPQGAPTSPGITNALCLRLDKRLSALSRKLGFTYTRYADDLTFSWTKAKAPKARRAQGAPVAVLLARVKDVVETEGFTVHPDKTRVARKGSRQRVTGLVVNEAKEGTPAARVPRDVVRRLRAAIHNRQKGKPGREGESLEQLKGMAAFLYMTDPVKGRMYLDQLAKLEATPPAQA; encoded by the coding sequence ATGACCGCCAAGCTGGAGTCGTTCGTCCCCGCCGCCCCGCCGCAGGCCGTTGCTGAAACCACGCCCGCCGCCGCTCCCAACACCGCCGCGAAGCGCGAGGCCGCGAAGGCCGCGCACGACGCCCTCCTCACGCGCTGGAAGGCCATCACCGACGCCGGCGGCACCGACGAATGGGTGCAAGCGCAGCTCGTGGCGAAGGGCGCGCTCGCGGATGAAGTCGACTTCTCCTCGCTGAAGGAGAAGGAGAAGACGGCCTGGAAGGAGAAGAAGAAGGCCGAAGCGGTGGAGCGCCGCGCGCTGGAGCGCCAGGCCCACGAGGCGTGGAAGGCCACGCACGTGAACCACCTGGGCGTGGGCATCCACTGGAACGAAGCCGGCGGGCCGGACAAGTTCGACCTGGAGCACCGCGAGGAGCGAGCGCGCCAGAACGGCCTGCCCACGCTGGACTCGGCGGAGGACCTGGCGAAGGCGCTGGGGCTGAGCGTGTCCAAGCTGCGCGGCTTCGCGTTCCACCGCGACGTGGACACGGGCTCCAACTACGTGACGTGGAGCATCCCCAAGCGCACGGGCGGCGAGCGCACCATCACGTCGCCGAAGCCGGAGCTGAAGGAAGCGCAGCGCTGGGTGCTGTCGAACGTCGTGGAGCGGCTGCCGGTGCACGGCGCGGCGCACGGCTTCGTGGCGGGGCGCTCCATCCTCACCAACGCGCTGGCGCACCGGGGCGCGGACGTGGTGGTGAAGGTGGACCTGAAGGACTTCTTCCCCACGGTGACGTGGCGCCGCGTGAAGGGCCTGCTGCGCAAGGGAGGCCTGCCGGAGAACACCTCCACACTGCTGGCGCTGATGTCCACGGAAGCCCCGCGCGAGCGCATGTCCTTCCGGGGCAAGACGCTGCACGTGGCGAAGGGGCCGCGAGCCCTCCCGCAGGGAGCGCCTACCTCACCGGGCATCACCAACGCGCTGTGCCTGCGCCTGGACAAGCGGCTGTCGGCGCTGTCGCGCAAGCTGGGCTTCACGTACACGCGCTACGCGGACGACCTGACCTTCTCCTGGACGAAGGCGAAGGCCCCCAAGGCCCGCCGCGCGCAGGGAGCCCCGGTGGCGGTGCTGCTGGCGCGAGTGAAGGACGTGGTGGAGACGGAAGGCTTCACGGTGCACCCGGACAAGACGCGAGTCGCCCGCAAGGGCAGCCGTCAGCGCGTCACGGGGCTCGTGGTGAACGAGGCGAAGGAAGGCACGCCCGCCGCGCGAGTCCCCCGCGACGTGGTGCGCCGCCTGCGAGCGGCCATCCACAACCGCCAGAAGGGCAAGCCCGGCCGCGAAGGCGAGTCGCTGGAGCAGCTCAAGGGCATGGCGGCGTTCCTCTACATGACGGATCCGGTGAAGGGCCGCATGTACCTGGATCAGCTCGCGAAGCTCGAAGCCACCCCGCCCGCGCAGGCGTAG
- a CDS encoding SWIM zinc finger family protein, translating to MSTATARHPVALNYAAESDVVVTPDASRVQLALEGSRGTVGVSGQVKDPTLFRDALAAAFAVLSSDLRYRGRDRTAYLAYLMKQGKRASAQIWEAQKAFLDNALEGEEKKDAVLDPVLTVDPDQVSLEVFSRDESAYARLAFDNSLFDKREAAHGSTFLDVPQDLPARLDRLRAYAPVTLEAHVAPTAKATPATEPRAPRTVEVPHAWLRGFLQVQSAATLPATTCSIAPIDLYNLLFALRTRRSKKAPRALRFELVPGAPPRLVLEPWEQVLECHGGAYTGSAPAVVRTFGRQRLAALARLLPHAKSVHVQLMGPGLPVFWVIDLGVATLTLGLTGWTESGWSSAAAFDALMPRDVPDGLAEKLRQRLRQDGPLPFDVLTKDAGAPKDQVRAALQLECLRGRVLFDVARGTYRPRELMPTPVDEAALRYGNEREARAHRLLGDGGPGSGEVKLTQVHDLVGEGTRIQGEVVDREAVRSFFPSFTMDLEGRVKDAGCGCPHFRRSGLREGPCEHMLALRLAYARRRAEEEALRQTPEGRKLIRAETRAYVRRDPATGLEQVYRVSLDGKVVALTWGPRLGDSRHQRLWFDSDTEARTAYFSRLEKLTADGYIDAASTLV from the coding sequence GTGAGCACCGCAACCGCACGTCATCCCGTCGCGCTGAACTACGCCGCGGAAAGCGACGTGGTCGTCACGCCGGACGCCTCGCGCGTGCAGCTGGCCCTGGAGGGCTCGCGCGGCACCGTGGGCGTCAGTGGCCAGGTGAAGGACCCCACCCTCTTCCGCGACGCGCTGGCCGCCGCCTTCGCGGTGCTCTCCAGCGACCTGCGCTACCGGGGCCGCGACCGCACCGCGTACCTCGCGTACCTGATGAAGCAGGGCAAGCGCGCCAGCGCTCAAATCTGGGAAGCGCAGAAGGCCTTCCTCGACAACGCGCTGGAGGGCGAGGAGAAGAAGGACGCCGTCCTGGACCCCGTCCTCACGGTGGATCCGGACCAGGTGTCGCTGGAGGTCTTCTCCCGTGACGAGAGCGCCTACGCGCGCCTCGCCTTCGACAACAGCCTCTTCGACAAGCGCGAAGCGGCGCACGGCTCCACCTTCCTGGACGTGCCGCAGGACCTGCCCGCCCGGCTGGACCGCCTGCGCGCCTACGCCCCGGTGACGCTGGAGGCCCACGTCGCCCCCACCGCGAAGGCCACCCCGGCCACGGAGCCCCGGGCCCCGCGCACGGTGGAGGTCCCCCACGCCTGGCTGCGAGGCTTCCTCCAGGTGCAGTCCGCCGCGACGCTGCCGGCCACCACCTGCTCCATCGCGCCCATCGACCTGTACAACCTGCTCTTCGCGCTGCGCACCCGCCGCTCGAAGAAGGCCCCCCGCGCGCTGCGCTTCGAGCTGGTCCCCGGCGCGCCGCCCCGGCTGGTGCTGGAGCCCTGGGAGCAGGTGCTGGAGTGCCACGGCGGCGCGTACACCGGCAGCGCGCCCGCGGTGGTGCGCACCTTCGGCCGTCAGCGCCTCGCCGCGCTCGCGCGCCTGCTGCCCCACGCGAAGAGCGTGCACGTGCAGCTCATGGGTCCGGGCCTGCCGGTGTTCTGGGTCATCGACCTGGGCGTGGCCACGCTGACGCTGGGGCTCACCGGCTGGACGGAGAGCGGCTGGTCCAGCGCCGCCGCCTTCGACGCGCTGATGCCGCGCGACGTGCCGGACGGCCTGGCGGAGAAGCTGCGCCAGCGCCTGCGCCAGGACGGCCCCCTCCCCTTCGACGTGCTGACGAAGGACGCGGGCGCCCCGAAGGACCAGGTGCGCGCCGCGCTCCAGCTCGAATGCCTCCGGGGCCGCGTCCTCTTCGACGTGGCCCGCGGCACCTACCGCCCGCGCGAGCTGATGCCCACCCCGGTGGACGAGGCCGCGCTGCGCTACGGCAACGAGCGGGAAGCCCGCGCCCACCGCCTGCTCGGCGACGGCGGCCCGGGCTCCGGCGAGGTGAAGCTCACGCAGGTGCACGACCTCGTCGGTGAAGGCACGCGCATCCAGGGCGAAGTGGTGGACCGCGAGGCGGTGCGCAGCTTCTTCCCCAGCTTCACCATGGACCTGGAAGGCCGCGTGAAGGACGCGGGCTGCGGCTGTCCGCACTTCCGCCGCTCCGGGCTGCGCGAAGGCCCGTGCGAGCACATGCTCGCGCTGCGCCTGGCCTACGCGCGCCGCCGCGCCGAGGAAGAGGCGCTGCGGCAGACGCCGGAGGGCCGCAAGCTCATCCGCGCGGAGACGCGCGCGTACGTGCGCCGGGACCCGGCCACGGGCCTGGAGCAGGTGTATCGCGTGTCACTGGACGGCAAGGTGGTGGCCCTCACGTGGGGCCCGCGCCTGGGCGACTCGCGCCACCAGCGCCTGTGGTTCGACTCGGACACGGAAGCCCGGACGGCGTACTTCAGCCGTTTGGAGAAATTGACCGCGGACGGCTACATCGACGCGGCCTCGACTCTGGTGTAA